CTACTCCGACGGCATCCGCGGCACCGACCTCGAGCGCGTCGGCCCCATGCGGCTCACCGCATCCGGCGCCGCGCGGCCGTCGGCGGTGCGCAACGCGGCGTTCACGGCGTTCGGCGTCGCCGCCGCGCTGGGACTGTGGCTCGCGATCGCCGCGGGCGCGTGGTGGCTCATCGGCGTCGGCGTCCTGTGCATCCTCGCCGCGTGGGGCTACACCGGCGGCCGCAACCCGTACGGGTACCGCGGGCTCGGCGAGGTCGGCGTGTTCGTGTTCTTCGGGCTCGTCGCCGTGCTCGGCACCACCTACACGCAGGCCGGGCGGCTGTCCTGGGTCGCGTGGGTCGGCGCCGTCGCGATCGGGCTGCTCGCGTGCGCGCTGCTCATGGTCAACAACATCCGCGACATCCCGACCGACGCGGTCTCCGGCAAGCGCACGCTCGCGGTGCGGCTCGGCGACCGCCGCGCGCGCTGGGCGTACGCCGCGCTCGTCGTCGTGCCCGTGCTGCTCGGCATCGTGTGCGCGTTCGCCTCGCCGTGGGCGCTGGTCGTCTCGATCCTGCTGTTCCCCGCCGGCCTGCTCGCGGTCACCGTGCTCCTCGGCGCGCGCGGCCGCGCGCTCGTCCCCGTGCTCGCCGGCACGGGACTGCTCGAGCTCGCGTTCGGCATCCTGCTCGGCGTGGGCCTCGCGGTCTGACGGGTTGCCCGCCGGGTCCGGCGTCCCGCGGGCTCAGGCCTCGTCGGCGGGGCGGTTCGCGCGGGCGGCGTCGTCGGCCGCGTCCTCCAGCCGCGCGTCCTCGTCGGCGGCCGTCGAGCGCCGCTGCCCGCGCTGCTCGGCGCGCTGCTCGACCCACGCCGCCGCCGCGCGTCGCTGCCTGCCGAGCAGCACGTACCCCAGTGCCCACGCGACCAGCAGACCCGCGAGCGGCGCGAGCCAGGAGCGCATGCCGACGGCCCAGAACACCGCGGTCATGATCGCGAACAGGGCCAGGCGCAGGAGCGTGTAGACGAGGACGGGCACGGTCCCAGCGTAGGCGTCGCGCGGTCGTCGTCCCCGCGCCCGCCCCTGTGGCGCGCGCCACCGACTAGCCTGGGGACGTGCGCTATCTCGGGACGTTGCTGCTCATCGGGTTCGTCGTCTACTGCGTGATCGACATCGTCCGCAGCGACGACGACGAGCGCCTCGGCGTCCACCCCGCGCTGTGGGTGCTGCTCGTCGTGCTGTTCCCCATCATCGGCGGCGTCGTCTGGCTCGCCGTCAGCCGCACCCGCCGCGGCCAGCGCACCACCTACCGCGCGCAGGCCGCCGCCGGCCCCGCGGCCCCCGTCGCCCCGGACGACGACCCCGAGTTCCTCTGGCGTCTCGAGCAGGAGCGCCGTCGCCGCGAGGCCCGCAACCCCGACGACGAGCCCCACGACCAGCCCGGCCCCACCGCTTGACCCCGGGCGGCGTGCCCTGCGCAGCCCGATGAGGGTGCTCGACCACGAGCAGTGGTCCTGGTTCCTGCTCGAGTCCGACGGCTCGCTGCTGCTCGACGTCCACGTCAGCCACGGCCCGGCCAGCGCCACGCTGCTGGTCGCCCTCACCGACGACGAACGCGCGGCCT
The sequence above is a segment of the Cellulomonas palmilytica genome. Coding sequences within it:
- a CDS encoding 1,4-dihydroxy-2-naphthoate polyprenyltransferase encodes the protein MTTPQEWVAGARPRTLPAAAAPVLVGTGAAAQLDASHLGRAALALGVALALQVGVNYANDYSDGIRGTDLERVGPMRLTASGAARPSAVRNAAFTAFGVAAALGLWLAIAAGAWWLIGVGVLCILAAWGYTGGRNPYGYRGLGEVGVFVFFGLVAVLGTTYTQAGRLSWVAWVGAVAIGLLACALLMVNNIRDIPTDAVSGKRTLAVRLGDRRARWAYAALVVVPVLLGIVCAFASPWALVVSILLFPAGLLAVTVLLGARGRALVPVLAGTGLLELAFGILLGVGLAV
- a CDS encoding DUF4229 domain-containing protein codes for the protein MPVLVYTLLRLALFAIMTAVFWAVGMRSWLAPLAGLLVAWALGYVLLGRQRRAAAAWVEQRAEQRGQRRSTAADEDARLEDAADDAARANRPADEA
- a CDS encoding PLD nuclease N-terminal domain-containing protein — protein: MRYLGTLLLIGFVVYCVIDIVRSDDDERLGVHPALWVLLVVLFPIIGGVVWLAVSRTRRGQRTTYRAQAAAGPAAPVAPDDDPEFLWRLEQERRRREARNPDDEPHDQPGPTA